In Phocoena phocoena chromosome 11, mPhoPho1.1, whole genome shotgun sequence, one DNA window encodes the following:
- the MYL6B gene encoding myosin light chain 6B, with the protein MPPKKDVPVKKPAGPSIPKPAAKPAAGAPPAKTKAEPVPAPVPAVLPTPEKTQEPPIDLSKVVIEFNKDQLEEFKEAFELFDRVGDGKIQYSQCGDVMRALGQNPTNAEVLKVLGNPKSDELKSRRVDFETFLPMLQAVAKSRDQGTYQDYLEGLRVFDKEANGKVMGAELRQVLTTLGEKMTEEEVEAVLAGHEDSNGCINYEAFLKHILSV; encoded by the exons AAGCCAGCAGCAGGGGCCCCTCCAGCCAAGACTAAGGCTGAGCCAGTGCCAGCACCAGTGCCAGCTGTCCTTCCAACCCCTGAGAAAACCCAGGAGCCCCCCATCGATCTCTCCAAAGTGGTG ATCGAGTTTAACAAGGACCAGCTGGAGG AGTTCAAGGAGGCCTTCGAGCTATTTGACCGAGTAGGGGATGGCAAGATCCAGTACAGCCAGTGTGGGGATGTGATGAGGGCCCTGGGCCAGAACCCCACCAACGCCGAGGTGCTCAAGGTCCTGGGGAACCCCAAGAGTGATG AGCTGAAGTCCCGGCGTGTGGACTTTGAGACTTTCCTGCCCATGCTCCAGGCAGTGGCCAAGAGCCGGGACCAAGGCACATACCAGGACTACCTGGAGGGGCTTCGGGTGTTTGACAAAGAGGCGAATGGCAAAGTCATGGGAGCAGAGCTCAGACAAGTCCTCACCACCCTGG GAGAGAAGATGACTGAAGAGGAGGTGGAGGCAGTTCTGGCAGGACATGAGGACAGCAACGGCTGCATCAACTATGAAG CCTTCCTGAAGCACATCCTAAGCGTCTGA
- the MYL6 gene encoding myosin light polypeptide 6 isoform X1, translating into MCDFTEDQTAEFKEAFQLFDRTGDGKILYSQCGDVMRALGQNPTNAEVLKVLGNPKSDEMNVKVLDFEHFLPMLQTVAKNKDQGTYEDYVEGLRVFDKEGNGTVMGAEIRHVLVTLGEKMTEEEVEMLVAGHEDSNGCINYEAFVRHILSG; encoded by the exons ATG TGTGACTTCACCGAGGACCAGACCGCAG AGTTCAAGGAGGCCTTCCAGCTGTTTGACCGAACAGGGGATGGCAAGATCCTGTACAGCCAGTGTGGGGACGTGATGAGGGCCCTGGGCCAGAACCCCACCAACGCCGAGGTGCTCAAGGTCCTGGGGAACCCCAAGAGTGATG AGATGAACGTGAAGGTGCTGGACTTTGAGCACTTCCTGCCCATGCTGCAGACTGTGGCCAAGAACAAGGACCAGGGCACCTACGAGGACTACGTCGAAGGCCTTCGGGTGTTTGACAAGGAAGGGAACGGCACCGTCATGGGTGCTGAGATCCGGCATGTTCTCGTCACACTGG GTGAGAAGATGACAGAGGAAGAAGTAGAGATGCTGGTGGCGGGGCACGAGGACAGCAATGGTTGTATCAACTATGAAG cGTTTGTGAGGCATATCCTGTCGGGGTGA
- the MYL6 gene encoding myosin light polypeptide 6 isoform X2, with protein sequence MCDFTEDQTAEFKEAFQLFDRTGDGKILYSQCGDVMRALGQNPTNAEVLKVLGNPKSDEMNVKVLDFEHFLPMLQTVAKNKDQGTYEDYVEGLRVFDKEGNGTVMGAEIRHVLVTLGEKMTEEEVEMLVAGHEDSNGCINYEELVRMVLNG encoded by the exons ATG TGTGACTTCACCGAGGACCAGACCGCAG AGTTCAAGGAGGCCTTCCAGCTGTTTGACCGAACAGGGGATGGCAAGATCCTGTACAGCCAGTGTGGGGACGTGATGAGGGCCCTGGGCCAGAACCCCACCAACGCCGAGGTGCTCAAGGTCCTGGGGAACCCCAAGAGTGATG AGATGAACGTGAAGGTGCTGGACTTTGAGCACTTCCTGCCCATGCTGCAGACTGTGGCCAAGAACAAGGACCAGGGCACCTACGAGGACTACGTCGAAGGCCTTCGGGTGTTTGACAAGGAAGGGAACGGCACCGTCATGGGTGCTGAGATCCGGCATGTTCTCGTCACACTGG GTGAGAAGATGACAGAGGAAGAAGTAGAGATGCTGGTGGCGGGGCACGAGGACAGCAATGGTTGTATCAACTATGAAG AGCTCGTCCGCATGGTGCTGAATGGCTGA